The sequence TCCACCGGTGACGTACCCCTTGTGCACGTCGAAGCCGTACGCCGGGTACTCCTCGTGCAGCTCGGCCATGATCCGGTCCCTGGTGACCTTCGCGATCACCGACGCCGCCGCCACACAACCGATCACCGCATCCCCCTTGGGCACCGCCAACCCCGGCACGTTCAGCCCGCTCACCGGGAAGCCGTCGCTGAGCACGTACGCCGGCGGTGTCTCCAACCGCACCAGTGCCCGCCGCATTCCCTCGATGTCCGCGACGTGCATGCCGAGCCGGTCACACTCGGCGGCGGGCACCACCACCACGCTCCACGCGACCGCCCGCTCGAGGATCTCCGCGTACGCACGCTCCCTCGCGTTCGGGGTGAGCAGCTTGGAGTCGGCGAGACCGGGCACCTCCTGCCGGCGGCCGACCGGCAGGATGGCCGCGGCCACCACCAGCGGGCCCGCGCACGCCCCCCTGCCGGCCTCGTCCACCCCGGCCACCGGGGCCAGCCCGGACCTGGCCAACGCCCGCTCGTACCCGTAGAGGCCGGAGTCGCGGCGTACCCGGAACGTCTGCGCAGCGTCGATCACGGACCCGCTCCCGGGGCGTCGCGCAGCGCGCGGCGTTCGTACGTACCCGGGGTGGACAGGCCGCGCCAGTGGTCGGTCGGCCAGATGACCACGAACGCGCGGCCGATGACCTCGTTCTCTGGCACCGTGCCGAGATGGCTTTCCTTGACGTGCTCCCGGGAGTCCGCGGACAGCGACCGGTGATCACCCATCACCCACAGCCGGCCCTTCGGCACGACCACCGCGTTCTTGCCCTTGAACTCCTCCCGGCAGGGCTTGTCGCCCGGGAAGAGGTACGACTTCTCCTTCAGGCGGGTGCCGTTGACGAACATCGCGTAGCCGGCCTGCGTACGTCGGCACTCCACCCGGTCGCCACCGACGCCGACGACGCGCTTGACGAAGTCCTTCTCGCCGACCGGGGTGCCGCCGAACAGCTCACGCAGCCACTCCGCGCCCCGCGCCACCGGGTGCTCCGGCTCCTCCACCCGGATCTCCGGGCTGAACGACCCGGTGCCGTCGAACACGATCACGTCGCCGCGCTCGACCTCGCCGAACCGGTACGACAGCTTGTTCACCAGGATCTTGTCGCCGACCTGCAGGGTGTTCTCCATCGACCCGGACGGGATCACGTACGGCCCGACGACGAAGCCGCGTAACAGGGCGGTCAGACCGAGGACGAGCACCACCATGATGGCCAGCTCACGGAGTAGGCCACCCTTCTTGTCCTCGGGCTTCTCTTTCGCGCGGCTGTAACGTGCTCTGCCCCGGCGGTCGCTCATCCAAAGGAGGGTATCCGGTAACGGGTCGCCCACACGCGTGGGCGTGGCGGTCAGCGCGGCAGCAGTGGGTCCTGCCGCCACCGGCCCCGCAGGCCGCGCACCACGCCGACGCCGACCAGCGCGGCGGCGAACGTCGCCGCGGGACTCCCGTGCCCCGATTCGGTCAGCAGCCCGTCCACCGCGGCCCCACGGAGCTGCCGCTGCTCGAACGTGCCTGGCGTGGGAAGGGTGCGCCAGTGCCTGGTCGGCCATACCACGGCGAAGCCGCGCCCGATGACCGCGTCCTCATGAACGGTGCCGAGATGACCGTCGTCGACGTGCTCGCGGGAGTCCGCGGACAGCGCCCGGTGGTCCCCCATCACCCACAGCCGGCCCTTGGGCACCACGATCGCCCGGTCGCCCTTGAACTCCTGCTCGCAGGGCTTGTTGTCGGGATAGAGGTACGAGTCCTCGTCCAGCCGCGTCCCGTTGACGAACATCGCGAAGCCGGTGGTCGTGCGGCGGCACTCCACCTTGTCGCCGCCGACGCCGACGATCCGCTTGACGAAGTCCTCCTCGTTGGCCGGGGTGCCGCCGAACAGGTGCCACACCCACTGGGCGGCCTCGACCACCGGGTTCGCGTCGTCGTCGGACTTCACCTCGGGGGTGAACGACCCGGTGCCGTCGAACACGACCACGTCACCGCGCTCGA is a genomic window of Streptosporangiales bacterium containing:
- the lepB gene encoding signal peptidase I, encoding MADQALAHPSHARHVRAAAAPWGRGGRAADRIGARESRGDVRRRAGRRRRGARPAGPVAAGPTAAALTATPTRVGDPLPDTLLWMSDRRGRARYSRAKEKPEDKKGGLLRELAIMVVLVLGLTALLRGFVVGPYVIPSGSMENTLQVGDKILVNKLSYRFGEVERGDVIVFDGTGSFSPEIRVEEPEHPVARGAEWLRELFGGTPVGEKDFVKRVVGVGGDRVECRRTQAGYAMFVNGTRLKEKSYLFPGDKPCREEFKGKNAVVVPKGRLWVMGDHRSLSADSREHVKESHLGTVPENEVIGRAFVVIWPTDHWRGLSTPGTYERRALRDAPGAGP
- the lepB gene encoding signal peptidase I, translated to MTDDLETAAPPGGASGRHRSAGSSRRRRTGRDSQPERDKKGAFFRELAVLAGLVLVLTALLRGLVFEAYVIPSGSMENTLQVGDKILVNKLSYRFGDIERGDVVVFDGTGSFTPEVKSDDDANPVVEAAQWVWHLFGGTPANEEDFVKRIVGVGGDKVECRRTTTGFAMFVNGTRLDEDSYLYPDNKPCEQEFKGDRAIVVPKGRLWVMGDHRALSADSREHVDDGHLGTVHEDAVIGRGFAVVWPTRHWRTLPTPGTFEQRQLRGAAVDGLLTESGHGSPAATFAAALVGVGVVRGLRGRWRQDPLLPR
- a CDS encoding ribonuclease HII, which translates into the protein MIDAAQTFRVRRDSGLYGYERALARSGLAPVAGVDEAGRGACAGPLVVAAAILPVGRRQEVPGLADSKLLTPNARERAYAEILERAVAWSVVVVPAAECDRLGMHVADIEGMRRALVRLETPPAYVLSDGFPVSGLNVPGLAVPKGDAVIGCVAAASVIAKVTRDRIMAELHEEYPAYGFDVHKGYVTGGHQQTLDEHGPCPEHRRIFGNVQQAMAGGRGRLAGAPAGSRRGGRA